From Halotia branconii CENA392, the proteins below share one genomic window:
- a CDS encoding DUF389 domain-containing protein: MFRDWFAKNLGIGQVRKEQVYLDICRSVSLEDVSYWIQVLFAAGIATLGLVLNSPAVIIGAMLISPLMGGILANGLALAAGDVILAMRALLNLALSCFVAISFAVLLVSLLPFKEMTAEIAARTRPNILDLVVALFSGAVGSVAICKEPKGVATSIPGVAIAVALMPPLCVVGYGIGIAISVNPMNGLKVASGGGLLFFTNLVAITFTAMLIFLGLHIDNYQVKEKVREWRNTHPESIWMQSILERLPAYQKVKKIGTLPGRLLLIFITIVAIIFPLNQSLSQLRREISLQQQENRIRAAATEVWQKEFAVLNGEPRSYISNISTLEQNKKLTIQLQVFTSKQYTPEEKNSYIQQLAANLGKPPELLTLKLIEIPTASNELLRQVAEEKLPEPVITIAQLQSSFMQEVQSALGELRLPQPAQMVNYELITIPYEPLNIRLVYLSERDIDRDAQTLLIDNIRSQLDYQTAKISMQRIATNLGVIAYEPEQSTLTPAAVKQLDRAVQFLQQHSNLKLQITVNQEANEPQEIIKARSQAITQYLQSKWPISGDQIVMQTGVEPKPSAILQLTVKSLRKPPKIIQPESF; encoded by the coding sequence ATGTTTAGAGACTGGTTTGCAAAAAACTTGGGAATTGGTCAAGTTCGTAAAGAACAAGTATATCTAGATATATGTAGGTCAGTAAGTCTTGAAGATGTCAGCTATTGGATTCAGGTATTGTTTGCAGCTGGCATTGCTACCTTGGGACTAGTATTGAATAGTCCAGCTGTGATCATTGGGGCAATGTTAATTTCTCCATTGATGGGAGGTATTCTCGCCAATGGGCTAGCACTGGCTGCGGGTGATGTGATCTTAGCTATGCGGGCACTACTAAATCTGGCCTTGAGTTGCTTTGTTGCCATTTCTTTTGCAGTGCTACTGGTGTCTTTGTTGCCATTTAAAGAAATGACCGCTGAGATTGCTGCTAGGACTCGACCCAATATCCTGGATTTAGTAGTTGCTTTATTTTCTGGTGCAGTCGGTTCAGTCGCAATTTGTAAAGAACCCAAAGGGGTAGCAACTTCTATTCCTGGTGTGGCGATCGCAGTTGCTCTCATGCCACCATTATGTGTTGTCGGTTATGGCATCGGTATAGCTATCAGCGTAAATCCCATGAATGGACTAAAAGTAGCTAGTGGTGGAGGATTACTTTTTTTCACCAACTTGGTAGCGATTACATTCACGGCCATGTTGATTTTTTTGGGTTTACATATTGACAATTATCAAGTTAAAGAAAAAGTGAGAGAGTGGCGGAATACACACCCAGAAAGTATTTGGATGCAAAGTATTTTAGAAAGACTACCTGCCTACCAAAAAGTTAAAAAAATTGGAACTCTTCCGGGGAGATTGTTGTTAATTTTTATTACCATTGTGGCAATTATTTTTCCACTCAATCAATCTCTTAGCCAACTCAGACGCGAAATCTCTTTGCAGCAACAAGAAAATCGCATTCGTGCAGCCGCAACAGAAGTATGGCAAAAGGAATTTGCAGTACTTAACGGCGAACCACGCTCTTATATCAGCAATATTTCGACCTTAGAGCAAAATAAAAAACTGACAATTCAACTCCAGGTATTTACTAGTAAACAATATACGCCAGAGGAAAAGAATAGTTATATCCAACAGCTAGCTGCTAATTTAGGTAAACCTCCAGAATTGTTAACACTAAAGTTGATTGAAATTCCTACTGCATCCAATGAACTGTTACGTCAAGTAGCTGAAGAAAAATTGCCGGAACCAGTAATCACCATCGCGCAGCTACAATCAAGTTTCATGCAAGAAGTGCAGTCTGCTTTGGGTGAACTTAGACTTCCTCAACCAGCACAGATGGTTAATTACGAATTAATTACCATTCCTTATGAACCATTAAATATTCGATTGGTGTATTTAAGCGAACGTGACATAGATAGAGACGCTCAAACTCTGCTCATCGATAACATTCGGTCTCAGCTAGATTATCAAACTGCCAAAATCAGTATGCAGAGAATAGCAACTAACTTAGGAGTTATAGCTTATGAACCTGAGCAATCAACACTAACACCAGCTGCGGTCAAACAATTAGATCGTGCTGTCCAATTTTTGCAGCAACACTCCAATTTAAAGCTACAAATCACGGTTAACCAAGAAGCAAACGAGCCACAAGAAATAATTAAAGCGCGATCGCAAGCAATTACACAATATCTACAGTCAAAATGGCCAATCAGTGGCGATCAAATAGTTATGCAAACAGGAGTAGAGCCTAAACCAAGTGCAATACTCCAACTTACGGTAAAATCACTGAGAAAGCCACCAAAGATAATTCAACCCGAATCATTCTAG
- a CDS encoding DUF4112 domain-containing protein, producing MPNSIEPEVKAPTLKRLRQISWLMDNVITIPGTKVGVGLDPILGFIPIGGDFLGVMFSSYIILEAARLGVSRETLGKMVMNVIIDGLVGAVPLLGDLFDFTWKANAYNIKLLEEYLRFPSERKSADKLFIFAVLAGLLLLAIVLVTIPVILIRMLWQAFTGA from the coding sequence ATGCCCAATTCGATTGAACCTGAAGTTAAAGCACCTACCTTAAAACGGCTGCGTCAGATCAGTTGGCTGATGGATAATGTAATTACCATTCCCGGAACTAAAGTTGGTGTTGGTCTAGATCCAATTTTAGGATTTATACCTATTGGTGGTGATTTTTTAGGAGTCATGTTTTCTAGCTACATCATCTTAGAAGCAGCGCGTCTAGGTGTATCTAGGGAAACCTTGGGAAAAATGGTCATGAATGTGATCATCGATGGCTTGGTAGGCGCTGTTCCATTGTTAGGAGACTTGTTTGATTTTACTTGGAAAGCCAATGCTTATAATATCAAGTTATTAGAAGAATACTTAAGGTTTCCCAGCGAAAGAAAGAGTGCAGATAAATTATTTATCTTTGCCGTCTTGGCTGGATTACTACTACTTGCCATTGTCTTAGTTACTATACCCGTGATATTAATTAGAATGCTGTGGCAAGCTTTTACTGGCGCTTAA
- a CDS encoding protein adenylyltransferase SelO, giving the protein MNPAETPNHENSDNPFLTLNYEPALESLGDDYYDEVVAAEFPQHILRWRNDALLPCLGLDTQAVTDEDFITAFGKFQGRKPLLALRYHGYQFGEYNSKLGDGRGFLYGQVRATNGELYDFGTKGSGTTPYSRGGDGMLTLKGGVREILAAEALHCLGVRTSRCLTMIETGLPLWRGDEPSPTRSSVMVRMSSSHIRFGTFERLHFFRRPDLSKKLLDHVIEHYYRHLLGEKDKYALFYAELVKRVAKLVAQWMAAGFCHAVLNTDNMSITGESFDYGPYAFIPTYDPYFTAAYFDYYRRYCYSHQPSICKLNLEMLQEPLKAIIDPADLEAGLANFNEYYHATYRSLMLKKLGFEELSYSEADELLHLTIKFLQDSQIGYHEFFYEMARTFSPKWRDEPGLVLNTSNIVPASGTSPIFDDWCVLYHKILNYFDLDHLDTISRTLTNQNPQTALLRPLIESVWEPIFQADNWQPFYELIKKIQSGK; this is encoded by the coding sequence ATGAACCCGGCTGAAACTCCCAACCACGAAAATTCTGATAATCCTTTTCTCACCCTCAACTACGAACCAGCTTTAGAATCTTTGGGTGATGATTACTACGACGAAGTTGTTGCAGCAGAATTTCCTCAACACATCCTCCGCTGGCGCAACGATGCACTGTTACCCTGTTTAGGGCTAGATACTCAAGCAGTAACAGACGAAGATTTCATCACCGCTTTTGGTAAATTTCAGGGACGTAAGCCATTGTTAGCCCTGCGCTACCACGGCTACCAATTTGGTGAATATAACTCTAAATTAGGCGATGGTAGAGGCTTTCTCTACGGACAAGTCCGCGCCACTAATGGCGAACTTTATGACTTTGGTACGAAAGGTTCTGGTACGACACCTTATTCTCGTGGTGGTGATGGGATGCTTACCCTCAAAGGCGGCGTGCGAGAAATTTTAGCAGCAGAAGCACTGCATTGTTTAGGAGTACGCACCTCTCGCTGTTTGACTATGATTGAGACAGGTTTACCTCTGTGGCGGGGTGATGAACCTTCACCGACTCGCTCATCTGTGATGGTGAGGATGAGTAGTTCTCATATTCGTTTCGGCACTTTTGAACGTTTGCACTTTTTCCGCCGTCCAGATTTAAGCAAAAAGTTATTAGACCACGTAATTGAGCATTATTACCGTCACTTACTGGGGGAAAAAGATAAATATGCTTTATTTTATGCAGAATTAGTCAAACGAGTAGCAAAATTAGTAGCGCAGTGGATGGCTGCTGGTTTTTGTCATGCAGTACTCAACACTGACAATATGTCAATTACTGGTGAGAGCTTTGACTACGGCCCTTATGCATTTATTCCTACTTATGACCCATATTTTACGGCTGCATATTTTGACTATTACAGACGTTACTGTTACAGTCATCAACCAAGTATTTGCAAATTAAATTTAGAAATGCTCCAAGAACCGTTAAAGGCAATTATTGACCCAGCGGATTTAGAGGCAGGACTAGCAAATTTTAATGAGTATTATCATGCTACATATCGTTCCTTAATGTTGAAAAAACTAGGCTTTGAGGAGTTGTCTTATTCAGAGGCAGATGAGCTTTTACATCTAACGATTAAATTTTTGCAAGATAGTCAAATTGGTTATCACGAGTTTTTTTATGAGATGGCTCGTACTTTTTCACCCAAATGGCGAGACGAGCCAGGATTGGTATTGAACACTTCCAATATCGTGCCAGCTTCAGGTACATCCCCAATTTTTGATGATTGGTGCGTACTGTACCATAAAATTTTGAATTATTTCGACCTTGATCACTTAGATACAATTTCTCGCACATTAACCAATCAAAATCCTCAGACTGCATTGTTAAGACCACTTATTGAGTCAGTTTGGGAACCAATATTTCAAGCGGATAATTGGCAACCTTTTTATGAATTAATTAAAAAGATTCAGTCTGGCAAATAA
- a CDS encoding SDR family oxidoreductase, translating to MISLKNQIILITGASSGIGTACARIFAHEGAKLILAARRLERLQQLADTLAKEFNIEIHSLQLDVRDRIAVESAISTLPAAWSNIDILINNAGLSRGLDKLHEGDFQNWEEMIDTNIKGLLYLTRYVVPGMVSRGGGHVVNIGSIAGHQTYPGGNVYCGTKAAVKAISEGLKQDLLGTPVRVTSVDPGMVETEFSDVRFHGDTERANKVYQGVTPLTADDVADVIFFCVTRSPHVNINEVILMPVDQASATLVNRRT from the coding sequence ATGATTTCTCTCAAAAATCAAATCATTTTAATTACTGGTGCAAGTAGTGGTATAGGTACTGCTTGTGCCAGAATATTTGCCCATGAAGGTGCAAAATTGATTTTAGCAGCGCGACGGCTGGAACGTTTGCAGCAACTAGCAGATACACTCGCTAAAGAGTTTAATATTGAAATTCATTCATTGCAGTTAGATGTACGCGATCGCATTGCTGTAGAATCTGCCATCTCTACTCTACCCGCTGCTTGGTCTAACATTGACATTCTTATTAATAATGCTGGTCTCAGTCGTGGTTTAGACAAGTTGCATGAAGGTGACTTTCAAAACTGGGAAGAAATGATTGATACCAACATTAAGGGTTTACTTTATCTTACTCGCTATGTGGTTCCCGGCATGGTAAGCCGTGGTGGTGGTCATGTAGTTAACATTGGTTCTATTGCTGGACATCAAACTTATCCTGGTGGTAATGTTTACTGTGGTACGAAAGCTGCTGTCAAGGCGATTTCTGAAGGCTTAAAACAAGATTTGTTAGGAACTCCTGTGCGTGTGACTTCTGTTGATCCTGGAATGGTAGAAACAGAATTTAGTGATGTGCGGTTTCACGGCGATACTGAACGTGCTAACAAAGTTTACCAAGGAGTGACTCCCTTGACAGCCGATGACGTGGCTGATGTGATATTTTTCTGCGTCACGCGATCGCCTCATGTCAATATCAATGAAGTGATACTTATGCCTGTTGATCAAGCTAGCGCCACTTTGGTTAATCGGCGAACATAA
- a CDS encoding SDR family oxidoreductase yields the protein MSTTQKVAVITGGNRGLGFETARQLAKKGYQIILTSRDAAKGQAAAEKLKAEELDVISHPLDVTNHESIDQLAEFIRQQFGKVDVLVNNAGIYIDDKVSNNSIFDAKIDTLQQTIETNVYGALQVTQALVHLMKNNNYGRIVNVSSGMGQLHDMGGGYPAYRLSKTALNALTRIFASELKGTNILVNSVCPGWVKTDMGGANAARTPEQGVDTIVWLATAADGSATGGFFRDRQPIDW from the coding sequence ATGAGTACAACTCAAAAAGTTGCAGTTATCACTGGCGGAAATCGCGGTTTAGGATTTGAAACTGCTCGACAATTAGCAAAAAAAGGATATCAAATAATTCTTACTAGTCGAGATGCAGCCAAAGGCCAAGCCGCAGCTGAAAAGTTAAAAGCTGAGGAATTAGATGTAATTTCTCATCCCCTTGATGTTACTAATCATGAAAGTATTGACCAATTAGCTGAGTTTATTCGTCAACAATTTGGCAAAGTTGATGTACTGGTAAATAATGCAGGTATATACATTGATGACAAAGTAAGTAACAATAGCATTTTCGATGCCAAAATTGACACTTTACAGCAAACAATAGAAACCAATGTTTATGGTGCATTGCAAGTAACTCAGGCGTTAGTTCATTTGATGAAGAACAATAACTATGGACGTATTGTGAATGTTTCTTCTGGAATGGGACAACTACATGATATGGGTGGAGGCTACCCAGCGTATCGCCTTTCTAAAACAGCTTTGAATGCTCTGACGCGAATTTTTGCCAGTGAATTAAAAGGCACAAATATTTTAGTTAATTCTGTGTGTCCAGGATGGGTAAAAACTGATATGGGGGGAGCAAATGCAGCGCGAACTCCCGAACAAGGAGTAGATACAATTGTTTGGCTAGCAACTGCTGCTGATGGGAGTGCTACTGGAGGATTTTTTCGCGATCGCCAACCTATTGATTGGTAA
- a CDS encoding YihY/virulence factor BrkB family protein produces the protein MPKSRFIKFFRHFSWHTLKKTIVRTTQRRLLGLASEIAFNAMLSLFPAILALLTAIGLFEKSLQDTFRQLANQISQVAPEAALTLIREFATKEITDPKNGGLFSLSFVIAIWTASGAISTAMTALDQIHQIPPKKMRPFWKAKLVSLGLTIGTILLFVLASFLVFMSDLLLVMVVNGNSSLEFLLHIWQLLRWPLALGIVASAFSFVYRYGPSIWNPGTPMMPGAIVAAVFWAILSALFRAYVANFGNYNKVYGAVGAVIVLMLWLWMSAAVLLVGDQLNVTVGEQMRSKADEDLLENTHPRVNQSMK, from the coding sequence ATGCCAAAGTCTCGTTTTATCAAGTTTTTTCGTCATTTTAGTTGGCACACCCTCAAGAAAACCATTGTGAGGACAACCCAAAGACGATTGTTAGGACTAGCCTCAGAAATTGCCTTCAATGCGATGTTATCGTTGTTTCCAGCGATTCTTGCTCTCCTCACAGCCATCGGCTTATTTGAAAAATCCTTACAAGACACTTTTAGACAGCTAGCAAATCAAATCAGTCAAGTTGCACCGGAAGCAGCATTAACTCTAATTCGCGAGTTTGCCACCAAAGAAATTACTGACCCCAAAAACGGAGGTTTGTTTTCTTTGAGCTTTGTAATTGCTATTTGGACTGCTTCTGGAGCGATTAGTACCGCCATGACTGCTCTTGATCAAATCCACCAAATCCCTCCCAAAAAAATGCGTCCTTTTTGGAAAGCAAAACTCGTCTCTTTAGGATTAACAATCGGTACAATTTTGCTATTTGTACTGGCTTCTTTCTTAGTGTTTATGAGTGACTTGTTATTAGTAATGGTGGTAAATGGCAATTCTTCTTTGGAATTTTTATTGCATATTTGGCAACTGTTACGCTGGCCTTTAGCTTTAGGTATAGTTGCTAGCGCATTTAGTTTTGTCTATCGCTATGGCCCTAGCATTTGGAACCCAGGTACACCAATGATGCCTGGGGCAATCGTTGCAGCTGTTTTCTGGGCAATTTTATCTGCCCTATTTAGAGCTTACGTGGCAAATTTCGGCAACTATAATAAAGTTTATGGTGCTGTAGGGGCTGTCATAGTTTTAATGCTATGGCTGTGGATGAGTGCTGCTGTTTTGTTGGTAGGCGACCAATTAAACGTGACCGTTGGTGAACAGATGCGGTCAAAAGCAGATGAAGATTTGTTGGAAAATACTCATCCCAGAGTTAACCAAAGTATGAAGTAA
- a CDS encoding alpha/beta fold hydrolase → MKDWWQQTFPQGQQSLIITDAQGYPVKIAYGEKGTGKPLILLHGMGSWSYNWRYSIDPLSKYFRVICFDAKGYGFSEKPWSRREHNGHQVIELERIIQALCDEPPVIVAESLGGLIALALAQKNPQLIGRLIVVNVPIFTERLPHWAMWLLAQTPLEFIQTIDSLRLAYLFAPLVREVMAIERRGVLFDPSILTQEDVYWITYPFIELPGTLVKVAEELQIAAQEIEHWQTNKPNMLTKIQNNLHTIKCPTLILWGDQDSWFPASHGEKLHRCIPNSKLQILHNCCHDASTGSSEVLNAAIVEFIQDTNFW, encoded by the coding sequence ATGAAAGATTGGTGGCAACAGACTTTTCCTCAAGGGCAACAAAGTCTAATTATTACAGACGCTCAAGGGTATCCTGTCAAAATTGCTTATGGTGAAAAAGGCACAGGTAAGCCATTAATTTTATTACACGGTATGGGCAGTTGGAGTTATAATTGGCGTTACAGTATTGACCCATTATCTAAATATTTTCGGGTAATTTGTTTTGATGCCAAAGGCTACGGTTTTTCAGAAAAGCCTTGGTCTCGCCGGGAACATAATGGACATCAAGTTATTGAGCTAGAGCGAATTATTCAAGCATTATGTGATGAGCCTCCTGTGATTGTAGCAGAATCTTTAGGAGGATTAATTGCTCTTGCCCTAGCTCAAAAAAATCCTCAATTAATTGGGCGATTAATAGTTGTAAATGTACCTATTTTTACTGAACGTTTACCCCATTGGGCAATGTGGTTACTTGCTCAAACACCATTAGAATTTATTCAAACAATAGACTCTTTGCGTTTAGCATATTTGTTTGCACCTCTAGTTAGAGAAGTTATGGCAATAGAAAGACGTGGAGTATTATTTGATCCATCAATTCTGACACAAGAAGATGTCTATTGGATAACTTACCCATTTATTGAACTTCCTGGTACTCTGGTGAAAGTTGCTGAAGAATTACAAATTGCCGCGCAAGAGATAGAGCATTGGCAGACAAATAAACCTAATATGCTCACTAAAATTCAAAATAATTTGCACACTATTAAGTGTCCTACACTAATTTTGTGGGGCGATCAAGATAGTTGGTTCCCTGCTAGCCACGGAGAAAAATTACATCGATGTATACCTAATTCTAAATTGCAAATTTTGCATAATTGCTGTCATGATGCCTCAACTGGTTCTTCAGAAGTATTGAATGCAGCTATTGTTGAGTTTATACAGGATACAAATTTTTGGTAG
- a CDS encoding ZIP family metal transporter, whose product MESLVIGVIASLAAGLATVIGALPVLLPINLTQRVQGIMLGFGGGVMLAATSFSLILPGTEAAVAQGQSQTNAALIIVAGILLGGLFLQLAHRFMPHEHFFKGKESYQGNNLKRIWLFIAAITIHNFPEGLAVGVNFGNNNITDGIPVALGIGLQNIPEGLVVALSLVAEKYSAGYAVWISLLTGLVEPIGGLIGAGVVSIANFILPWAMAFAAGAMLFVISDEIIPESHRQGLEKEGTFGVMIGFVVMMFLDIALG is encoded by the coding sequence ATGGAAAGCCTTGTCATTGGTGTCATCGCCAGTTTAGCAGCAGGACTTGCCACAGTCATTGGTGCTTTGCCAGTTTTACTACCAATCAATCTCACACAGCGAGTACAGGGAATCATGCTGGGGTTTGGTGGAGGAGTGATGTTAGCAGCAACATCATTTTCGTTAATATTACCCGGTACAGAGGCAGCGGTCGCCCAAGGCCAATCTCAAACAAATGCTGCTTTAATTATTGTTGCAGGGATTTTATTAGGTGGGCTATTTTTACAGCTAGCCCATCGGTTTATGCCCCACGAACACTTCTTTAAAGGTAAAGAAAGCTATCAAGGCAATAATCTCAAGCGAATTTGGTTATTTATTGCTGCAATTACTATTCACAACTTCCCGGAAGGATTAGCCGTAGGAGTGAATTTTGGCAATAATAACATTACCGATGGCATTCCTGTAGCTTTAGGAATTGGCTTACAAAATATCCCTGAAGGTTTAGTAGTTGCCTTATCTTTAGTAGCTGAAAAATATTCAGCAGGTTATGCTGTATGGATTTCGTTACTTACAGGTTTGGTTGAGCCAATTGGTGGTTTGATTGGTGCAGGTGTGGTGAGTATAGCTAATTTTATTTTGCCTTGGGCTATGGCATTTGCAGCCGGAGCGATGTTGTTTGTAATTAGTGATGAAATTATCCCTGAATCTCATCGCCAAGGCTTAGAAAAAGAAGGAACTTTTGGTGTGATGATTGGTTTTGTTGTGATGATGTTTTTAGATATTGCTTTGGGGTAA
- a CDS encoding VOC family protein has product MNFLRFEHINLSCQDIEASKKFYQTIFPDWYVRAEGIFNGDRWMHFGNDQFYLTLNDSSGQQQVHQAYENIGINHVGFVIKDGEAMTKLLDAEDIEYYTMTAPETKHRIYVNDPDGNEIELVEYHLEYALK; this is encoded by the coding sequence ATGAACTTTCTTCGCTTTGAACACATCAACCTTTCTTGCCAAGATATCGAAGCCAGCAAGAAATTTTACCAAACAATTTTCCCTGATTGGTATGTACGTGCTGAAGGTATATTCAATGGCGATCGCTGGATGCATTTTGGCAATGACCAATTTTATCTAACTTTAAATGACAGTTCCGGACAACAGCAAGTACATCAGGCATACGAAAATATTGGTATTAATCACGTTGGTTTTGTGATTAAAGATGGCGAAGCTATGACCAAATTGCTTGATGCTGAAGACATTGAATATTACACAATGACAGCACCTGAAACCAAACACAGAATTTATGTTAACGATCCAGATGGTAACGAGATTGAGTTAGTTGAATATCATCTAGAGTACGCACTTAAGTAA
- a CDS encoding methyltransferase family protein — MENTANSEKIGVTALTAINIAKILPLVWFIIFAIIFGIQDWRQLIYVCLHGSYCLWWLIEQWFYPQRRELFNEPLGALAFIFALLYVGVFYVLPGYLAFTNPVPLSMATASVALIMYIFGSLINASADVQKLTAKQFGAGLVRDNIWRFSRNINYFGDLLRYLSFSVVAGSLWAYLVPGSILLLYLQRMSQKEQSASNKYPDYAEYKQSSARLIPFIW, encoded by the coding sequence ATGGAAAATACTGCTAACTCTGAAAAAATTGGAGTCACTGCACTCACAGCTATTAATATCGCAAAAATACTTCCCCTTGTCTGGTTTATAATTTTTGCGATCATTTTTGGTATCCAAGACTGGCGACAGCTAATTTATGTTTGTTTACACGGCAGTTATTGTCTCTGGTGGTTGATAGAACAATGGTTTTATCCCCAGCGACGAGAATTATTTAATGAGCCTCTAGGAGCTTTGGCATTCATCTTTGCACTTTTGTATGTCGGAGTTTTTTATGTCTTACCAGGATATTTAGCGTTTACGAATCCTGTCCCTTTATCGATGGCAACGGCATCTGTAGCATTGATAATGTATATTTTCGGCAGTTTAATTAATGCCAGTGCTGATGTACAAAAGCTAACTGCCAAACAATTCGGCGCGGGACTAGTTCGTGATAACATTTGGCGCTTCTCACGCAACATTAATTACTTTGGTGATTTGCTGCGGTATCTAAGTTTTAGTGTGGTGGCTGGTTCACTGTGGGCTTATTTAGTACCAGGATCAATCTTGCTGTTATATCTTCAACGCATGTCTCAAAAAGAACAGTCTGCTTCTAATAAATACCCAGATTATGCCGAATACAAACAATCTAGCGCCCGTTTGATTCCATTTATTTGGTAA